A genome region from Mercenaria mercenaria strain notata chromosome 11, MADL_Memer_1, whole genome shotgun sequence includes the following:
- the LOC123531937 gene encoding interferon-inducible GTPase 5-like — protein sequence MIQLQYRVLLTLLTVYHNVVMFACHDGIPYTVKRKLTRIFKIDGIPAVKTSIKDNLNHWVSGSEINIGVTGNSGVGKSSFINAIRDLTPEDEGAAKVGVVETTTEIKAYHHPVNNNIILWDLPGVGTPTFPRYRYFSKIDEEQFDYFIIISSERFTENDLWLAEEFNERDKAFYFVRSKVGQDIENDKRSHPKSHNKESILTDIRNNCNQNLKYVNARNQRVYLIDNYDTEKYDFKLLSLKLMEDASELKRKALDRALIHFSNTLITDKKADLHGRIRAIALASGLAGAMPIPGLDVAVDLAALLNEAVHYRKEFGLDDDSLRYYANRNSLSKDRFTREVGLKSSLIEYTTSGLLTYFAKIGLTQAASYTTSNIMKYLLPIFGNIASGITSYTATTICLNNLLDMMAEDARKINDYKL from the exons ATGATTCAACTGCAGTACCGCGTTCTTCTAACACTGTTGACAGTTTATCACAATGTTG TCATGTTTGCATGTCATGACGGAATCCCATATACTGTCAAACGAAAACtaacaagaatatttaaaatTGACGGAATACCAGCTGTCAAGACATCGATAAAAGATAATTTGAATCATTGGGTATCTGGAAGCGAAATAAACATCGGTGTGACAGGAAATTCAGGTGTCGGAAAGTCAAGTTTTATCAACGCGATCCGTGATCTAACGCCGGAAGATGAAGGGGCAGCCAAAGTTGGAGTAGTAGAAACAACGACAGAAATAAAAGCATACCATCACCCAGTAAATAACAACATTATTCTGTGGGACTTACCCGGAGTTGGAACTCCTACATTTCCGCGATATAGGTACTTTAGTAAAATAGACGAAGAACAGTTTGATTACTTTATTATCATTTCCTCTGAAAGATTTACGGAAAACGATCTTTGGTTAGCAGAAGAATTTAATGAAAGAGATAAGGCATTTTATTTCGTTCGAAGTAAAGTAGGGCAAGATATTGAAAACGACAAGAGAAGCCATCCAAAAAGTCACAACAAAGAGTCAATTTTAACTGACATTCGAAACAACTGTAACCAAAATCTTAAATATGTAAATGCCAGAAATCAGCGGGTATATCTAATTGACAACTATGACACTGAAAAGTACGATTTCAAACTGCTCTCATTAAAACTAATGGAGGATGCATCGGAGCTAAAAAGAAAGGCCTTGGATAGAGCATTGATTCACTTTTCCAATACTCTTATAACTGACAAAAAGGCTGACTTGCATGGAAGAATAAGAGCTATTGCGTTGGCGTCCGGTTTGGCTGGCGCAATGCCAATACCAGGTTTGGATGTTGCTGTAGATTTAGCCGCTCTTCTGAATGAAGCAGTACATTATCGGAAAGAATTTGGTTTGGACGACGACTCATTGAGATACTACGCAAATAGAAATAGTTTATCAAAAGACAGGTTTACGCGAGAAGTCGGTCTCAAAAGTAGTCTAATTGAGTATACAACATCTGGTTTGCTAACATATTTTGCGAAAATTGGACTGACACAGGCTGCCTCATATACAACTTCAAATATTATGAAGTACTTGCTACCAATATTTGGCAACATAGCGAGTGGCATCACATCATACACGGCGACAACGATCTGCCTTAATAACTTGCTTGATATGATGGCAGAGGACGCCAGGAAGATAAATGACTATAagctttaa
- the LOC123532528 gene encoding interferon-inducible GTPase 5-like gives MIHLQLLYRVLLTLLTVYHNVGNSGVGKSSFINAIRGLSPEDEGAAKVGVVETTTEIKAYRHPVNNKITLWDLPGVGTPTFPRYRYLSKIDEENFDYFIFIFSERFTENDLWLAKQFNNKDKAFYFVRSKVGQDIENDKRSHPKSHNTESVLAVIRNNCNQNLKYVNVRNQRVYLIDNYDIEKYDFKLLSLKLMEDASELKRKSLERALINFSNKLIINKKTDLHGRIGAIALASGLAGAMPLPGLDVAVDLFALLEEALYYRKEFGLDDDSLSHYAYLNGISKDRFTREVGLKSSLIEYTASGLLTYFAKIGLTQAASYKTSNIMKYVLPIFGNIASGITSYTATTICLNNLLDMMAEDARKINVYEL, from the exons ATGATCCATCTACAGTTACTGTACCGCGTTCTTCTCACACTGTTGACAGTTTATCATAATGTCG GAAATTCTGGTGTTGGAAAGTCAAGTTTTATCAACGCTATCCGTGGTCTATCACCGGAAGATGAAGGGGCTGCCAAAGTGGGAGTGGTTgaaacaacaacagaaataaaGGCATACCGCCATCCagtaaataacaaaattactcTATGGGACTTGCCAGGAGTTGGAACTCCTACATTTCCGCGATATAGATACCTCAGTAAAATAGATGAAGAAAACTTtgattactttattttcattttctctgaAAGATTTACGGAAAACGATCTGTGGTtagcaaaacaatttaataacAAAGATAAGGCATTTTATTTCGTTCGAAGTAAAGTAGGGCAAGATATTGAAAACGACAAACGAAGTCATCCAAAAAGTCACAACACAGAGTCAGTTTTAGCTGTCATTCGAAACAACTGCAATCAAAACCTAAAATATGTAAATGTCAGAAATCAGCGGGTATATCTAATTGACAACTATGACATTGAAAAGTACGATTTCAAACTACTCTCATTAAAACTAATGGAGGATGCGTCAGAGCTGAAAAGAAAGTCCTTGGAAAGAGCATTGATTAACTTTTCCAATAAACTCATAATTAACAAAAAGACTGACTTGCATGGAAGGATAGGTGCTATTGCGTTGGCGTCCGGTTTGGCTGGCGCAATGCCACTACCGGGTCTGGATGTAGCAGTGGATTTATTTGCTCTTCTTGAAGAAGCACTCTATTATCGGAAAGAATTTGGTTTGGATGACGACTCATTGAGCCATTACGCATATTTAAATGGTATATCAAAAGACAGGTTTACGCGAGAAGTCGGTCTCAAAAGTAGTCTAATTGAATACACTGCATCTGGTTTGCTAACATATTTTGCGAAAATTGGACTGACACAGGCTGCCTCGTACAAAACTTCAAATATTATGAAGTACGTGCTACCAATATTTGGCAACATTGCGAGTGGAATCACATCATATACAGCGACAACGATCTGCCTTAATAACTTGCTTGATATGATGGCAGAGGACGCCAGGAAGATAAATGTCTATGAACTTTAA